The following coding sequences lie in one Cronobacter universalis NCTC 9529 genomic window:
- the fbaB gene encoding class I fructose-bisphosphate aldolase, giving the protein MTDIAQLLGNDADSLLQHRCTTISSDQLYLPGPDYVDRVMIDNNRPPAVLRNMQTLYNTGRLAGTGYLSILPVDQGVEHSAGASFAANPMYFDPKNIVELAIEAGCNCVASTYGVLASVSRRYAHRIPFLVKLNHNETLSYPTQYDQTLYASVEQAFNMGAVAVGATIYFGSEESRRQIEEISAAFERAHELGMVTVLWAYLRNSNFKKDGVDYHSSADLTGQANHLAATIGADIVKQKMAENNGGYTALKFGYTDERVYSTLTSDNPIDLVRYQLANCYMGRAGLINSGGASGGEADLTDAVRTAVINKRAGGMGLILGRKAFKKTMADGVKLINAVQDVYLDKRVTIA; this is encoded by the coding sequence ATGACTGATATTGCGCAGTTGCTCGGCAACGATGCCGATAGCCTGTTACAGCACCGCTGTACGACCATTTCCTCCGACCAGCTCTATCTGCCAGGGCCGGATTATGTCGATCGCGTGATGATTGATAACAACCGTCCGCCCGCGGTGCTGCGAAATATGCAGACCCTCTACAACACCGGACGCCTCGCCGGCACCGGCTACCTGTCTATTCTGCCGGTAGACCAGGGCGTCGAGCATTCGGCGGGCGCGTCCTTCGCCGCCAATCCAATGTATTTCGACCCGAAAAATATCGTCGAGCTGGCGATTGAGGCGGGCTGTAACTGCGTGGCCTCGACCTATGGCGTGCTGGCGTCGGTTTCGCGCCGCTACGCGCACCGCATTCCGTTCCTGGTGAAACTCAACCACAACGAAACGCTCAGCTACCCCACGCAATATGACCAGACGCTGTATGCGAGCGTCGAGCAGGCGTTCAATATGGGCGCGGTGGCGGTTGGGGCGACTATCTATTTCGGCTCTGAAGAGTCGCGCCGCCAGATTGAGGAGATCTCCGCCGCGTTTGAGCGCGCGCACGAGCTTGGCATGGTGACGGTGCTGTGGGCGTATCTGCGTAACAGTAATTTCAAAAAAGATGGCGTGGATTACCACTCCAGCGCCGATTTGACCGGCCAGGCTAACCATCTGGCCGCCACCATTGGCGCGGATATCGTGAAGCAGAAGATGGCCGAGAATAACGGCGGCTATACCGCGCTGAAATTCGGCTATACCGACGAGCGCGTGTACAGCACGCTGACGAGCGATAACCCGATCGATCTGGTGCGCTATCAGCTCGCCAACTGCTATATGGGCCGCGCGGGGCTGATTAACTCCGGCGGCGCGTCCGGCGGCGAGGCGGATCTCACCGATGCGGTGCGCACGGCGGTGATTAACAAGCGCGCAGGCGGTATGGGGCTGATTCTGGGACGCAAGGCGTTTAAGAAAACCATGGCCGACGGCGTGAAGCTGATTAACGCGGTGC
- the thiD gene encoding bifunctional hydroxymethylpyrimidine kinase/phosphomethylpyrimidine kinase — protein sequence MKRINALTIAGTDPSGGAGIQADLKTFSALGAYGTSVITALVAQNTRGVQSVYRIEPSFVAAQLDSVLSDVRIDTTKIGMLAETDIVEAVAERLLRYRVRNIVLDTVMLAKSGDPLLSPSAVRTLRERLLPQVAIITPNLPEAAALLETTHARSEAEMRQQGEALLALGCGAVLMKGGHLDDAESPDWLFTRAGSTRFTAPRVATKNTHGTGCTLSSALAALRPQYADWVETVTAAKAWLTKALQQADSLEVGEGIGPVHHFHAWW from the coding sequence ATGAAACGCATTAACGCGCTCACCATCGCCGGCACCGATCCGAGCGGCGGCGCGGGCATTCAGGCCGATCTCAAAACCTTCTCGGCGCTCGGCGCCTACGGCACGTCAGTGATCACGGCGCTGGTGGCGCAGAACACCCGCGGCGTGCAGTCGGTCTACCGCATCGAGCCGTCGTTCGTCGCCGCCCAGCTTGATTCGGTCTTAAGCGATGTGCGTATCGACACGACGAAAATCGGCATGCTGGCGGAAACGGATATCGTTGAGGCCGTAGCGGAGCGGCTCTTGCGTTACCGGGTGCGCAATATCGTGCTGGATACGGTCATGCTCGCGAAAAGCGGCGATCCGCTGCTGAGTCCGTCGGCCGTGCGCACGCTGCGCGAACGGTTATTGCCGCAGGTGGCGATCATTACGCCGAATTTGCCGGAGGCGGCGGCGCTGCTGGAAACCACGCACGCCCGCAGCGAAGCGGAGATGCGCCAGCAGGGCGAGGCGCTGCTGGCGCTCGGCTGCGGCGCGGTGCTGATGAAAGGCGGGCATCTGGACGACGCCGAAAGCCCGGACTGGCTCTTTACCCGCGCCGGGTCGACGCGCTTTACCGCGCCGCGTGTGGCGACGAAAAATACCCACGGCACCGGCTGCACCCTCTCCAGCGCGCTTGCGGCGCTGCGTCCGCAGTATGCTGACTGGGTTGAGACGGTGACGGCGGCGAAAGCGTGGCTGACCAAAGCGCTGCAACAGGCGGACAGTCTGGAAGTGGGTGAGGGGATCGGGCCAGTCCATCATTTTCATGCATGGTGGTGA
- the thiM gene encoding hydroxyethylthiazole kinase, producing MSSDLLCGSHAAPVVTQLRRHAPLVHCITNDVVQNFTANVLLALGASPAMVVDAEEAAQFAAIADALLINLGTLTRPQQQAMRAAIDSASAAGKPWTLDPVAVGALTLRTEFAREILARRPAAIRGNASEIRALAGESGGGRGVDATESAHQARKAACLLARRSGAVVAVTGEVDYITDGERTVAVEGGTAMLTRVVGTGCALSAVVAACCALPGDRLENVATACWLMKRAGEQALAVSRGPGSFASALLDNLHAQAFGGVHETH from the coding sequence ATGTCTTCTGACCTGCTTTGCGGCTCGCACGCCGCGCCTGTTGTCACCCAACTTCGTCGTCATGCCCCGCTGGTGCACTGCATCACCAACGATGTGGTGCAAAATTTCACTGCCAATGTCCTGCTCGCGCTTGGCGCCTCGCCCGCGATGGTGGTGGATGCCGAAGAGGCCGCGCAGTTCGCGGCCATCGCCGATGCCTTACTCATAAACCTCGGTACGCTGACGCGCCCGCAGCAGCAGGCGATGCGGGCAGCCATCGACAGCGCCAGCGCGGCGGGCAAGCCGTGGACGCTCGACCCGGTCGCCGTCGGCGCGCTCACGCTGCGCACGGAATTTGCGCGGGAGATCCTGGCGCGTCGTCCCGCCGCCATCCGCGGCAACGCCTCGGAAATTCGCGCGCTGGCAGGCGAGAGCGGCGGCGGGCGCGGCGTTGACGCCACTGAAAGCGCGCATCAGGCGCGCAAGGCGGCCTGCTTACTGGCGCGTCGTAGCGGCGCAGTCGTCGCGGTCACCGGCGAGGTTGATTACATCACCGATGGCGAACGCACGGTCGCGGTTGAGGGCGGCACCGCGATGCTCACCCGTGTGGTGGGCACCGGCTGCGCGCTCTCGGCGGTTGTCGCCGCCTGCTGCGCGTTGCCGGGCGATCGGCTGGAAAATGTCGCGACGGCCTGCTGGCTCATGAAGCGGGCGGGCGAACAGGCGCTGGCCGTCTCCCGTGGCCCCGGCAGTTTCGCCAGCGCATTGCTGGATAATCTGCATGCGCAGGCCTTCGGAGGTGTTCATGAAACGCATTAA